Proteins from a genomic interval of Dama dama isolate Ldn47 chromosome 1, ASM3311817v1, whole genome shotgun sequence:
- the LOC133053962 gene encoding olfactory receptor 52H1-like, translating into MAIYNLTGSNMGAFTLLGIPGLEQYHIWISIPFCLIYLVAIMGNSILLYLIAKEHSLHAPMFFFLSMLAITDLILSTTCVPKALSIFWFGPQEISFPGCLTQLFFLHYSSVLDSAILLAMAFDRYVAICSPLRYTTILTPRTIVTVAVGISFRSFCAFVPCVFLVNRLPFCRTHNIPHTYCEHIGVARLACADISINIWYGFCVPIMTVIIDVILIAVSYILILCAVFRLPSQDARQKALGTCGSHVCVILMFYIPAFFSILAHRFGHNVPQTFHIVFANLYVIIPPALNPLVYGVKTKQIREKVILLLLPKRSY; encoded by the coding sequence ATGGCCATATACAACCTAACTGGCTCCAACATGGGTGCCTTTACCCTTTTGGGCATCCCTGGACTTGAGCAGTACCACATCTGGATCAGCATCCCCTTCTGCCTCATCTATCTTGTGGCCATTATGGGTAATAGTATCCTTCTCTACCTCATTGCAAAGGAGCACAGTCTTCATGCACCcatgttctttttcctttccatgcTGGCTATTACTGACCTCATACTGTCTACCACCTGTGTCCCAAAAGCTCTGAGCATCTTCTGGTTTGGTCCTCAGGAAATCAGCTTTCCCGGCTGTCTCACACAATTATTCTTTCTGCACTACAGCTCTGTTCTGGACTCAGCTATACTGCTGGCCATGGCatttgaccgctatgtggccatctgttcACCCTTGAGATACACCACTATTCTGACCCCCAGGACCATTGTCACAGTTGCTGTGGGGATCTCCTTCAGAAGCTTCTGTGCTTTTGTCCCGTGTGTTTTCCTTGTAAATCGTCTACCCTTCTGCAGGACACATAACATCCCTCACACATACTGTGAGCACATAGGTGTTGCCCGACTAGCCTGTGCTGACATCTCCATCAATATCTGGTATGGGTTCTGTGTTCCCATCATGACAGTGATTATAGATGTGATTCTAATTGCTGTCTCCTACATCCTTATCCTCTGTGCTGTATTTCGCCTCCCTTCTCAGGATGCTCGCCAGAAGGCCCTGGGCACCTGTGGTTCCCACGTCTGTGTCATCCTCATGTTCTATATACCAGCATTCTTCTCCATCCTTGCACATCGCTTTGGACACAATGTCCCTCAGACCTTTCACATTGTGTTTGCCAACCTTTATGTTATCATCCCACCTGCCCTCAACCCTCTTGTCTATGGAGTAAAGACTAAGCAGATACGAGAGAAAGTCATTCTTCTGCTCTTACCTAAGAGGTCCTATTGA
- the LOC133053967 gene encoding olfactory receptor 52H1-like yields the protein MAIYNLTGSNMGAFTLLGIPGLEQYHIWISIPFCLIYLVAIMGNSILLYLIAKEHSLHAPMFFFLSMLAITDLILSTTCVPKALSIFWFGPQEISFPGCLTQLFFLHYSSVLDSAILLAMAFDRYVAICSPLRYTTILTPRTIVTVAVGISFRSFCAFVPCVFLVNRLPFCRTHDIPHTYCEHIGVARLACADISINIWYGFCVPIMTVIIDVILIAVSYILILCAVFRLPSQDARQKALGTCGSHVCVILMFYIPAFFSILAHRFGHNVPRTFHIVFANLYVIIPPALNPLVYGVKTKQIREKVILLLLPKRSY from the coding sequence ATGGCCATATACAACCTAACTGGCTCCAACATGGGTGCCTTTACCCTTTTGGGCATCCCTGGACTTGAGCAGTACCACATCTGGATCAGCATCCCCTTCTGCCTCATCTATCTTGTGGCCATTATGGGTAATAGTATCCTTCTCTACCTCATTGCAAAGGAGCACAGTCTTCATGCACCcatgttctttttcctttccatgcTGGCTATTACTGACCTCATACTGTCTACCACCTGTGTCCCAAAAGCTCTGAGCATCTTCTGGTTTGGTCCTCAGGAAATCAGCTTTCCCGGCTGTCTCACACAATTATTCTTTCTGCACTACAGCTCTGTTCTGGACTCAGCTATACTGCTGGCCATGGCatttgaccgctatgtggccatctgttcACCCTTGAGATACACCACTATTCTGACCCCCAGGACCATTGTCACAGTTGCTGTGGGGATCTCCTTCAGAAGCTTCTGTGCTTTTGTCCCGTGTGTTTTCCTTGTAAATCGTCTACCCTTCTGCAGGACACATGACATCCCTCACACATACTGTGAGCACATAGGTGTTGCCCGACTAGCTTGTGCTGACATCTCCATCAATATCTGGTATGGGTTCTGTGTTCCCATCATGACAGTGATTATAGATGTGATTCTAATTGCTGTCTCCTACATCCTCATCCTCTGTGCTGTATTTCGCCTCCCTTCTCAGGATGCTCGCCAGAAGGCCCTGGGCACCTGTGGTTCCCACGTCTGTGTCATCCTCATGTTCTATATACCAGCATTCTTCTCCATCCTTGCACATCGCTTTGGACACAATGTCCCTCGGACCTTTCACATTGTGTTTGCCAACCTCTATGTTATCATCCCACCTGCCCTCAACCCTCTTGTCTATGGAGTAAAGACTAAGCAGATACGAGAGAAAGTCATTCTTCTGCTCTTACCTAAGAGGTCCTATTGA
- the LOC133053971 gene encoding olfactory receptor 52H1-like, producing MVLFNLSSDNPGPFILVGIPGLEHAHVWIGIPFCIIYMVAIVGNCILLYLILVERSLHEPMFFFLSMLAMTDLTLSTAGVPKTLSIFWLGAQEITFPGCLTQMFFLHYSFVLDSAILMAMAFDRYVAICSPLRYNTILTPKTIIKIVVGISFRSFCVILPVVFLLTRLPFCRTRIIPHTHCEHIGVARLACADISINIWYGFCVPIRTVISDVILIAVSYTLILCAVFHLPSQEARQKALGTCGSHVCIILMFYTPAIFSVLAHRFGHSVSHTFHIMFANLYIVIPPALNPIIYGVKTKQIREKVTILFSIKRT from the coding sequence ATGGTCCTTTTCAACCTGAGCAGTGACAACCCAGGACCCTTCATTCTGGTGGGGATCCCAGGCCTGGAGCACGCCCATGTGTGGATTGGGATTCCCTTCTGTATCATCTATATGGTAGCCATTGTGGGAAACTGCATCCTTCTCTACCTAATCTTGGTGGAGCGCAGCCTTCACGAACCcatgttcttctttctctccatGCTGGCCATGACTGACCTCACCTTGTCCACAGCTGGTGTTCCTAAAACACTCAGTATCTTTTGGCTTGGGGCTCAAGAAATCACATTCCCAGGGTGCCTCACACAAATGTTCTTCCTCCACTACAGCTTTGTCCTGGATTCAGCCATCCTGATGGCCATGGCatttgaccgctatgtggccatctgttcTCCCTTGAGATACAACACTATCTTGACCCCCAAGACCATCATCAAGATTGTGGTGGGAATCTCCTTTCGCAGTTTCTGCGTCATCCTGCCAGTTGTATTCTTGCTCACACGCCTACCTTTCTGTAGGACACGcatcataccacacacacactgtgagcACATAGGTGTTGCCCGGCTCGCCTGTGCGGACATCTCCATCAATATCTGGTATGGCTTTTGTGTTCCCATCAGGACAGTCATCTCGGATGTGATCCTCATTGCTGTTTCTTACACACTCATCCTCTGTGCTGTCTTCCACCTCCCCTCCCAAGAAGCCCGCCAGAAGGCCCTGGGCACCTGTGGTTCCCATGTCTGTATCATCCTCATGTTTTATACACCTGCCATTTTCTCCGTCCTTGCCCACCGCTTTGGACACAGTGTCTCCCACACTTTCCACATAATGTTTGCCAACCTCTACATTGTTATCCCACCTGCACTCAACCCCATTATTTATGGTGTCAAGACCAAGCAGATCAGAGAGAAGGTCACCATTTTGTTTTCTATCAAGAGGACATAA